Proteins encoded by one window of Blautia faecicola:
- a CDS encoding helix-turn-helix transcriptional regulator has translation MAYNKTSEERKWNYWKEQEEKKLRELGMEEEKIQKLRQMDREDFLEERRYREHLDETMQDMDSIKEKDSELFARDVKELLDHIGDKRIYELLKETEHQTLEILLLSTWGYSGREVAKIMGMAEQTIYTKRNRLRKKLKNLSKIE, from the coding sequence ATGGCTTATAACAAGACAAGTGAAGAACGAAAGTGGAATTATTGGAAAGAACAGGAAGAAAAGAAATTGCGTGAACTGGGAATGGAAGAAGAGAAGATCCAAAAGCTGCGCCAGATGGACAGGGAAGACTTTCTGGAAGAGCGCAGATACCGGGAACATCTGGATGAAACGATGCAGGATATGGATTCCATAAAAGAAAAGGACAGCGAGCTGTTTGCAAGGGATGTAAAGGAGCTTCTGGATCACATAGGTGATAAGCGAATCTATGAACTATTGAAAGAAACGGAGCATCAGACACTGGAAATCCTCTTACTCAGTACATGGGGATATTCTGGAAGAGAAGTTGCTAAGATTATGGGAATGGCAGAACAGACGATTTATACCAAAAGAAACCGTTTGAGAAAAAAATTAAAAAATTTATCAAAAATTGAATAA
- a CDS encoding ATP-dependent DNA helicase, translating into MYYTKEYLKRAHREIDTIFRVLFPEHGMAVREEQIMLCHEMLDNLLGRNIALCDAGVGIGKTYAYLVACVLMRKYSLLAEGCSPYEQRPVVISTSSIALQKAILTEYIPFLYRILQENGTIQAPIKAVIRKGKEHFVCDERLEQRIVAIEEKHKNALQKEALLSLKEHYDMDEVSNLSGFDRRMVSVPKFCSGDCPKRGSCRYQQYLERSRDHEMFIQICNHNYLLADGYHRLQDYRPLLKDYRALIVDEAHKLPDAAKQMFGKSLCYDDIREICFYLGKEYQGPEIRKLSGTIRMVLDIIGENHRTRYGIKEEFHMTEECAMYLYEGIQTMNKIIEKLEKKIPKWIRNKLEETKSVLECFFHQDKKYVLHLKQDHDHRIILCASSRRIPQYLDQMLWSRGMGAILTSGTLKTGQGFSHIRKMTGLQRVRRVREYVADSPFEYQKNCLLYLPKNLKTCRRGSQEEAEMIAGHIHSLICSTYGHTLVLFTSYHLMGNVYQMLRDEIPFPMIEVWRHSPEEITRFKQMDNAVLFAAGSCWEGVDFPGDMVSSLIIVKLPFAVPDPISEAQKKEYASLKDYIQAVIVPDMQKKLRQGFGRALRTETDTCVVSILDERAGEGGRYHEEVMCALPSCKMAKDIKDVQHFIRNRKGVEYYL; encoded by the coding sequence ATGTATTACACAAAAGAATATTTAAAAAGAGCGCATCGTGAAATTGATACGATCTTTCGGGTACTGTTCCCGGAGCATGGAATGGCAGTAAGGGAAGAACAGATTATGTTATGCCACGAAATGCTGGATAACCTGCTGGGAAGAAACATAGCACTGTGTGACGCGGGTGTCGGTATCGGCAAGACGTATGCTTATCTGGTAGCCTGTGTTCTGATGAGAAAATATTCCCTCCTTGCAGAAGGATGTTCCCCTTATGAGCAGCGTCCGGTCGTGATATCCACTTCCAGCATTGCACTCCAGAAAGCAATTCTTACAGAATATATTCCTTTTCTCTACCGGATTCTTCAGGAGAACGGGACGATTCAGGCCCCTATTAAAGCTGTGATACGAAAAGGGAAAGAGCATTTTGTCTGCGATGAGAGGTTGGAGCAACGAATCGTTGCAATCGAAGAAAAACACAAAAATGCGTTGCAGAAAGAAGCTCTGCTGTCGTTGAAAGAACATTATGATATGGACGAAGTGTCCAACTTAAGTGGGTTTGACAGAAGGATGGTGAGTGTACCGAAGTTCTGTTCGGGAGACTGCCCGAAAAGAGGCTCATGCAGGTATCAGCAGTATCTGGAGCGTTCCAGAGATCATGAAATGTTCATTCAGATCTGTAATCACAATTATCTGCTGGCTGATGGTTATCACAGGCTGCAGGATTACCGCCCGTTATTAAAAGACTACCGGGCATTGATTGTCGATGAAGCACATAAGCTGCCGGATGCGGCAAAGCAGATGTTCGGGAAGAGCCTCTGTTATGACGATATCCGAGAAATCTGCTTTTATCTTGGGAAAGAGTACCAAGGCCCGGAGATAAGAAAACTGTCCGGGACGATCCGTATGGTGCTGGACATCATAGGAGAAAACCACAGAACCAGATATGGGATAAAAGAAGAATTCCACATGACAGAAGAGTGTGCAATGTATTTATATGAGGGGATACAGACCATGAATAAGATCATAGAAAAATTAGAAAAGAAGATTCCAAAGTGGATCAGAAACAAGCTGGAAGAAACCAAAAGTGTGCTGGAATGCTTTTTCCATCAGGATAAGAAGTATGTGTTGCATCTGAAGCAGGACCATGACCACCGGATTATATTGTGTGCATCCAGCAGACGGATTCCACAGTATCTGGACCAGATGTTATGGAGCAGAGGAATGGGAGCGATTCTTACAAGCGGAACTTTAAAAACCGGACAGGGATTTTCCCACATTCGGAAAATGACAGGATTACAGAGAGTGCGGAGAGTCCGTGAATATGTGGCAGACTCCCCGTTTGAATATCAGAAGAACTGTCTTTTATATCTGCCCAAGAATTTGAAGACATGCAGAAGAGGAAGTCAGGAAGAGGCAGAGATGATAGCAGGCCATATCCATTCACTGATCTGTTCGACTTACGGGCATACGCTGGTGCTGTTCACATCTTATCATTTGATGGGAAACGTTTACCAGATGTTAAGGGATGAAATTCCGTTCCCGATGATAGAGGTGTGGAGACATTCACCGGAAGAGATCACAAGATTTAAACAGATGGACAATGCTGTCCTTTTTGCAGCCGGCTCCTGTTGGGAAGGAGTAGACTTCCCTGGAGATATGGTATCTTCGCTGATTATAGTAAAACTGCCCTTTGCTGTTCCTGATCCCATCAGCGAAGCACAGAAGAAGGAATATGCCAGCCTGAAAGATTATATTCAGGCAGTGATTGTTCCAGACATGCAGAAAAAACTAAGACAGGGATTCGGACGGGCGCTCCGCACCGAGACAGATACTTGTGTCGTGTCCATTTTAGACGAGCGTGCAGGAGAAGGTGGCAGGTATCATGAGGAAGTGATGTGTGCGCTTCCGAGTTGCAAGATGGCAAAAGATATCAAGGATGTCCAGCACTTTATCCG